A portion of the Edaphobacter lichenicola genome contains these proteins:
- the rplA gene encoding 50S ribosomal protein L1, translated as MARKLSKNLVKARALVEPRPYLLADAVPLLQKAKYAKFDETVDLTMRLGVDPRHADQMVRGTVVLPHGLGKSKIVAVITSGDRVKEAEAAGAEFFGGEELVEKIQKEGWTAFDALIATPDMMRSVGRLGKVLGPKGLMPNPKTGTVTTDVAAAIKEIKAGKIEFRTDKTALVHVPVGKLSFDPQKLVDNAMTVITSVVKAKPSAAKGKYIKGVTLSSSMGPGIQLDYAAAEAAGKA; from the coding sequence ATGGCAAGGAAGCTCTCTAAGAATCTGGTGAAGGCGCGTGCGCTCGTAGAGCCCCGTCCTTATCTGTTGGCGGACGCTGTTCCGCTCCTGCAAAAAGCAAAGTATGCGAAGTTCGACGAGACCGTCGACCTGACGATGCGCCTCGGCGTTGATCCCCGTCACGCGGACCAGATGGTTCGCGGCACTGTGGTTCTCCCGCACGGCCTCGGCAAGTCCAAGATCGTCGCAGTCATCACCTCCGGTGACCGCGTCAAGGAAGCAGAGGCCGCTGGCGCCGAGTTCTTCGGTGGCGAGGAGTTGGTCGAGAAGATCCAGAAAGAAGGCTGGACCGCCTTCGATGCTCTGATCGCGACTCCTGACATGATGCGTTCGGTTGGACGTCTCGGCAAGGTGCTCGGCCCTAAGGGTCTGATGCCGAATCCGAAGACGGGTACCGTCACCACCGACGTTGCTGCTGCGATCAAAGAGATCAAGGCCGGTAAGATCGAGTTTCGCACCGACAAGACTGCGCTGGTGCACGTTCCAGTCGGCAAGCTCTCCTTCGATCCACAAAAGCTGGTCGATAACGCAATGACCGTCATTACGAGCGTTGTGAAGGCAAAGCCGTCGGCAGCCAAGGGCAAGTACATCAAGGGCGTTACGCTGAGCTCGTCGATGGGCCCCGGTATCCAGCTCGACTACGCCGCTGCTGAGGCAGCCGGCAAGGCCTAA
- a CDS encoding SPL family radical SAM protein — MAKIGDPSLFPILNQPVVGIARMAAEAEHAEDGHLVEFKALEVRSILNKSVSKRRLSMAYSINPYRGCEFGCKYCYARYTHEFMAPGPSTEATEARDAVGGIDMRNPLAFERLIFLKQNAAWLLEQELKKIDPVNEIALGTATDPYQPIERRTRITRSLLEVFSRKSGYRLGIVTKSRLIERDIDLLVEIAKRNTLVVHVTITTPDATLARLLEPRAPRPDLRFQAVRRLRAAGIVAGVFGSPLLPGITDTEEALDGMARRAAAVGASFFAAHPLFLKPCSRPTYLGFIREHFPALEADYAKRFATADFAGRSYSERLKKMVDEACRRYGIGKRSSDALLTRNEDGGRRPPQRIGVHAVQQRLFA; from the coding sequence ATGGCGAAAATTGGTGATCCCTCTCTCTTTCCAATCCTCAACCAGCCGGTCGTGGGAATCGCTCGGATGGCGGCTGAAGCCGAGCATGCCGAGGACGGTCATCTGGTTGAGTTCAAGGCATTGGAGGTGCGCAGCATCCTCAACAAGTCGGTGTCCAAGCGACGGCTTTCGATGGCCTACAGCATCAATCCCTACCGGGGATGTGAGTTCGGCTGCAAGTACTGCTATGCGCGCTACACTCACGAGTTCATGGCGCCTGGACCGTCAACTGAGGCGACGGAAGCGCGCGATGCGGTGGGGGGGATCGATATGAGGAATCCCCTTGCCTTCGAGCGTCTGATCTTTCTAAAACAGAACGCGGCGTGGCTATTGGAGCAGGAATTGAAAAAGATCGATCCTGTGAATGAGATCGCTTTGGGGACCGCAACTGATCCATATCAGCCTATCGAACGGCGAACGAGGATTACACGCAGTCTGCTTGAAGTGTTTTCACGAAAGTCTGGCTATCGATTGGGAATCGTAACCAAGTCACGATTGATCGAACGGGATATCGATCTGCTGGTGGAGATTGCGAAACGAAATACGCTCGTAGTCCATGTCACGATTACGACACCGGATGCAACGCTGGCGCGGCTGCTGGAGCCTCGCGCTCCGAGACCGGATCTCCGTTTTCAGGCAGTAAGGCGGTTGCGAGCGGCAGGCATCGTCGCCGGGGTCTTTGGATCGCCACTTCTGCCAGGAATTACCGATACCGAGGAAGCGTTGGACGGCATGGCTCGTCGTGCCGCTGCGGTTGGAGCCAGTTTTTTTGCCGCGCATCCGCTGTTTCTCAAGCCGTGCTCACGGCCAACCTATCTGGGCTTCATTCGTGAGCACTTCCCTGCCCTTGAGGCTGATTATGCCAAACGCTTCGCGACGGCTGACTTCGCCGGTAGATCTTACAGCGAGCGACTGAAAAAAATGGTTGATGAGGCGTGTCGGAGATATGGCATCGGGAAGCGCTCAAGCGACGCTTTGCTGACACGGAACGAGGATGGTGGAAGAAGACCGCCGCAGAGGATAGGCGTTCACGCTGTCCAGCAAAGATTATTTGCCTAA
- the rplK gene encoding 50S ribosomal protein L11, producing the protein MAPKKITGYVKLQILAGKATPAPPVGPALGQAQVNIMEFCKQFNDRTKAPDLAGLTIPVVISVYADRTFSFITKTPPAPVLLLKAAGVAKGSGTPNKEKIGKVTEKQILEIATQKMPDMNAASVEAAAKTIRGTARSMGIDVVA; encoded by the coding sequence ATGGCACCGAAGAAGATCACTGGATACGTCAAGCTTCAGATTTTGGCCGGTAAGGCCACCCCTGCACCCCCGGTCGGCCCCGCGCTCGGCCAGGCGCAGGTCAACATCATGGAGTTCTGCAAGCAGTTCAACGACCGCACCAAGGCTCCTGACCTGGCGGGGCTCACCATTCCCGTCGTCATCAGCGTCTACGCGGACCGCACCTTCAGCTTCATCACCAAGACCCCTCCAGCTCCGGTGCTTCTGCTCAAGGCCGCTGGCGTTGCCAAGGGCTCTGGAACTCCGAACAAGGAGAAGATCGGTAAGGTGACCGAGAAGCAGATCCTCGAGATCGCCACCCAGAAGATGCCGGACATGAACGCCGCCTCGGTCGAAGCTGCCGCCAAGACCATCCGGGGTACCGCCCGCTCCATGGGCATCGACGTCGTAGCCTAA
- the rplL gene encoding 50S ribosomal protein L7/L12, producing MADIQQLEDSIVSLSLLEASALVKKLEERLGVSAAAAVAAPAAGGGAAAAAPVEEKTEFTVILKDAGANKINTIKAVREVTALGLKEAKDLVDAAPKPLKENVSKDDAAAIAKKFEGVATVEIK from the coding sequence ATGGCAGACATCCAGCAGTTGGAAGATTCAATCGTTAGCCTCAGCCTCCTCGAGGCTTCGGCTCTGGTCAAGAAGCTCGAAGAGCGTCTCGGCGTTTCGGCAGCAGCAGCAGTTGCAGCCCCGGCAGCAGGCGGCGGCGCAGCAGCAGCAGCTCCGGTCGAAGAGAAGACCGAGTTCACCGTTATCCTCAAGGATGCCGGCGCGAATAAGATCAACACCATCAAGGCTGTACGCGAAGTCACCGCTCTTGGGTTGAAGGAAGCCAAGGATCTGGTCGACGCAGCTCCCAAGCCCTTGAAGGAGAACGTTTCGAAGGATGACGCAGCTGCCATCGCCAAGAAGTTCGAAGGCGTTGCGACCGTAGAAATCAAATAG
- the rplJ gene encoding 50S ribosomal protein L10 has product MALTRASKTEKIGKLAAELQHSTSAIIGTFKGLTASKDFELRKAIRAAGGSYHVVKNKLAAKASEGTKIEAALQGLKGVSAVAYTSGDPVALAKALSTWVKDNAEFTFKLGIVDGKVIDVREISDLATMPGKEELFSKLLFLIQSPAQRLATVINATGRDLAVVINQGVEKGKFTGAAAPAAAAVEAPKVEAAAAEAPAAEGQLVAETHAVEAAAAEQPENSTASQGGEAATTDPVEG; this is encoded by the coding sequence ATGGCATTGACCAGAGCATCAAAGACGGAGAAGATTGGCAAGCTCGCAGCCGAGCTTCAGCACTCGACCTCCGCCATCATCGGCACCTTCAAAGGCCTCACCGCCTCGAAGGACTTCGAGCTGCGCAAGGCTATTCGCGCTGCTGGCGGAAGCTACCACGTCGTCAAGAACAAGCTGGCCGCAAAGGCCTCCGAAGGTACCAAGATTGAGGCTGCTCTTCAGGGTCTCAAGGGAGTATCTGCCGTAGCCTACACCTCGGGCGACCCCGTTGCCCTTGCCAAGGCGCTTTCGACCTGGGTCAAGGACAACGCAGAGTTCACCTTCAAGCTGGGCATCGTTGACGGCAAAGTGATTGACGTTCGGGAGATCAGTGATCTCGCCACCATGCCGGGCAAGGAAGAGCTCTTCTCGAAGCTTCTCTTCCTCATTCAATCGCCTGCGCAGCGTTTGGCCACGGTCATCAATGCCACCGGCCGCGACCTCGCGGTCGTCATCAACCAGGGCGTCGAGAAGGGCAAGTTTACCGGAGCAGCCGCTCCGGCAGCCGCAGCTGTTGAGGCTCCGAAGGTAGAAGCAGCAGCCGCCGAAGCTCCCGCCGCTGAAGGCCAGCTCGTCGCCGAGACTCACGCTGTTGAAGCTGCAGCAGCCGAGCAGCCAGAGAACTCCACCGCATCGCAGGGTGGGGAAGCCGCGACCACGGACCCGGTCGAAGGCTAA
- a CDS encoding phospholipase D-like domain-containing protein — translation MILKRFSRLTARVVFVAIAVFSAGLPSVTSGQTATPAAPQASLGAATPFPDTTVGTTSAVQTVTLTNTGSSSLTISSIKLTGKGRTAFVQSNTCGTSLDAGANCVISVSFKPAAKKTYDAAISVTDNASGRLQKAALKGKGAAVSTAPTLTLISFPQSDLSVTPLYQFIQTATSTIDMTMYELVDTTFQQDLVALAAKGIQVRVILDQALEKTNNTPAFTYLNANGVPTVWANPVFQASHQKTITLDGKTSAIMTLNLTSQYYSTSRDFAVIDTNASDVAAIETTFNSDFTSAAITPPLGNDLVWSPTNAQPALIALIGAAKISLNVENEEMADPAIAAALSNAAKNGVKVQVTMTANTDYTTEFNTLKAAGVQIHTYAQTAPLYIHAKVILVDAGQSGQQAFVGSENFSNASLTENRELGLILTDAAILNALNTTLSSDFAGGTAF, via the coding sequence TTGATACTCAAGCGATTTTCCCGACTCACTGCTCGTGTTGTCTTCGTTGCGATCGCAGTTTTTAGTGCGGGCTTGCCATCGGTTACAAGCGGACAAACGGCGACGCCGGCTGCTCCCCAGGCGAGCCTCGGAGCCGCGACTCCCTTTCCAGACACAACGGTTGGTACAACCAGCGCCGTACAAACAGTCACTCTCACAAACACCGGCTCCTCCTCGCTCACGATCTCGAGCATCAAGCTTACGGGCAAAGGCCGAACCGCTTTCGTGCAGAGCAACACCTGCGGCACCTCGCTCGACGCAGGCGCCAACTGTGTGATCTCGGTTAGCTTCAAGCCGGCAGCGAAGAAGACCTACGACGCAGCTATCAGCGTTACCGATAACGCTTCGGGACGACTTCAGAAAGCAGCTTTGAAGGGCAAGGGCGCAGCAGTTTCTACGGCCCCCACGCTGACACTCATTTCGTTCCCACAATCAGATCTAAGCGTCACGCCGCTCTATCAATTTATTCAAACGGCAACCAGCACGATCGACATGACGATGTACGAACTCGTCGATACCACCTTCCAACAGGATCTCGTTGCGCTCGCAGCGAAGGGCATCCAAGTTCGTGTCATCCTCGATCAGGCCCTCGAGAAGACGAACAACACGCCGGCCTTCACCTACCTCAACGCAAACGGCGTTCCGACCGTGTGGGCGAACCCGGTCTTCCAGGCCAGTCACCAAAAGACCATCACACTTGATGGCAAAACCTCTGCGATCATGACCCTGAATCTAACCAGCCAGTACTACAGTACCTCTCGCGACTTCGCCGTCATCGATACGAATGCGAGCGACGTTGCCGCCATCGAGACAACCTTCAACTCCGACTTCACCTCAGCTGCAATCACTCCTCCGCTGGGTAACGATCTTGTCTGGAGCCCCACCAATGCACAACCCGCGCTGATCGCACTCATCGGTGCCGCCAAGATCAGTCTGAACGTCGAGAATGAAGAGATGGCAGATCCGGCGATCGCCGCAGCGCTCTCAAACGCTGCAAAAAATGGCGTCAAGGTCCAGGTGACGATGACCGCCAACACCGACTACACGACGGAGTTCAACACGCTGAAAGCAGCAGGCGTACAGATCCACACCTACGCCCAGACGGCGCCTCTCTACATTCATGCGAAGGTGATATTGGTTGACGCTGGGCAGTCAGGCCAACAGGCCTTTGTCGGCTCTGAGAACTTCTCTAATGCGTCCCTGACGGAGAACCGCGAGTTGGGCTTGATCCTTACTGACGCAGCTATTCTCAACGCCCTCAACACAACGCTGAGCAGCGATTTTGCGGGCGGTACCGCCTTCTAG
- the secE gene encoding preprotein translocase subunit SecE: protein MAKTIAVTEQPSTGLQQLKSQPARLGEFLKDVRSEMRKVISPSRAEVQSTTIVVLVTVFIFAAYFWLVDNIIGRAIEALLHRLTQH from the coding sequence ATGGCCAAGACAATAGCGGTAACCGAACAGCCCAGCACCGGATTGCAGCAGTTGAAGTCGCAGCCAGCACGTCTCGGCGAGTTCCTTAAGGATGTTCGTAGCGAGATGCGCAAGGTGATCTCCCCCTCGCGCGCCGAGGTGCAGTCGACCACGATCGTCGTTCTTGTGACCGTCTTCATCTTCGCCGCCTACTTTTGGCTGGTGGACAACATCATCGGCCGGGCGATCGAAGCATTGCTGCATCGCCTGACCCAGCACTAA
- the rpmG gene encoding 50S ribosomal protein L33, whose translation MREIITLQCPECKNRNYSTTKNKKTTTGRLEFSKFCNTCRKHTDHKETK comes from the coding sequence ATGCGCGAGATCATTACACTGCAGTGCCCGGAGTGCAAAAACAGGAACTACTCAACTACGAAGAATAAGAAGACGACCACTGGCCGTCTGGAGTTCTCGAAGTTCTGCAATACCTGCCGTAAGCACACGGACCACAAAGAAACCAAGTAA
- the nusG gene encoding transcription termination/antitermination protein NusG, with the protein MAAEEQNPVEQNLQADSTEQLAPPVNENFKWYIIHAYSGFERKVRESLESRITAFGLQNRIGRIMIPTEPVTELRNGKKYTIERVFLPGYVLVEMDLDNDLWHVIKNTPRVTGFLGTGDNPVALSEQEVSSILFRSETSANKPTMKVKFDKGEQVRINEGPFANFTGAVDDINEDKHTLKVMVSIFGRSTPVEIEFSKVDKIVDE; encoded by the coding sequence ATGGCGGCAGAAGAGCAAAATCCGGTAGAGCAGAATCTTCAAGCAGATTCCACTGAGCAGCTCGCCCCCCCGGTCAATGAGAACTTCAAGTGGTACATCATCCACGCTTACTCGGGCTTCGAGCGTAAGGTGCGCGAGTCCCTCGAGAGCCGTATCACCGCCTTCGGCCTGCAGAACCGCATCGGTCGCATCATGATCCCGACCGAGCCGGTCACTGAGCTGCGCAACGGCAAGAAGTACACCATTGAGCGCGTCTTCCTGCCTGGCTACGTTCTCGTCGAGATGGATCTCGACAACGACCTGTGGCACGTCATCAAGAACACGCCGCGCGTCACCGGATTCCTTGGCACGGGTGATAATCCCGTAGCTCTCTCCGAGCAGGAAGTCAGTTCCATCCTCTTCCGCTCCGAGACCTCGGCCAACAAGCCGACCATGAAGGTCAAGTTCGACAAGGGCGAGCAGGTCCGCATCAACGAGGGCCCATTCGCCAACTTTACCGGTGCAGTCGACGACATCAACGAGGACAAGCACACCCTTAAGGTGATGGTCAGCATCTTCGGCCGCTCCACCCCGGTCGAGATCGAATTCTCCAAGGTGGACAAGATCGTAGACGAGTAG